In Serratia sp. FDAARGOS_506, a genomic segment contains:
- the mntP gene encoding manganese efflux pump MntP — MNLSATLILAFGMSMDAFAASIGKGASLHQPRFREAIRTGLIFGVVEAITPLIGWAIGLFASQYIMEWDHWVAFSLLFILGMRMIVEGVRNKPDEEEKVKRHGFWILVATAIATSLDAMAIGVGLAFLQVNIVHTAMAIGCATMIMATLGMMIGRFIGPLLGKRAEILGGVVLIGIGVNILLEHLGYLA; from the coding sequence ATGAACCTTTCAGCAACACTCATTCTCGCTTTTGGCATGTCCATGGATGCTTTCGCCGCTTCGATCGGCAAAGGTGCCAGCCTGCATCAACCCCGTTTCCGCGAAGCGATCCGCACCGGCCTGATCTTCGGCGTGGTCGAAGCGATCACCCCGCTCATCGGTTGGGCCATCGGCCTGTTCGCAAGCCAATACATCATGGAATGGGACCACTGGGTCGCCTTCTCGCTGCTGTTCATTCTCGGCATGCGCATGATTGTCGAAGGGGTGCGCAACAAGCCCGATGAAGAAGAGAAGGTCAAACGCCACGGCTTCTGGATCCTGGTGGCCACCGCTATCGCGACCAGCCTCGACGCGATGGCTATCGGCGTCGGCCTGGCCTTCCTGCAGGTGAATATCGTGCATACCGCCATGGCCATCGGCTGCGCCACCATGATCATGGCGACGCTGGGCATGATGATCGGTCGCTTTATCGGCCCGCTGCTGGGCAAACGCGCCGAGATCCTCGGCGGCGTGGTGCTGATCGGTATCGGCGTCAACATTCTTCTGGAGCACCTCGGCTACCTGGCCTGA
- a CDS encoding DUF1304 domain-containing protein: MKLFADILLLFIAVLHLYILVLEMFLWRAPLGRRAFGTTVEFAAATRVLAANQGLYNGFLALGLAWGYWREDTALQLFFLGCVLAAGVFGGLTASRKILWVQALPALIAMLAVWGGR; encoded by the coding sequence ATGAAGCTGTTTGCCGATATTTTGCTGTTGTTTATCGCAGTGCTCCATCTTTATATCCTGGTGCTGGAAATGTTCCTGTGGCGTGCGCCGCTTGGCAGACGGGCATTCGGTACGACGGTGGAATTTGCCGCGGCCACGCGGGTATTGGCCGCCAATCAGGGGCTGTACAACGGTTTTCTGGCGCTGGGGCTGGCATGGGGCTATTGGCGTGAGGACACGGCGCTGCAACTGTTCTTTCTCGGGTGCGTGTTGGCGGCTGGAGTGTTTGGCGGCCTGACCGCCAGCCGTAAGATCCTGTGGGTGCAGGCGCTGCCGGCCTTGATCGCGATGCTGGCGGTATGGGGAGGGCGTTAA
- the pgeF gene encoding peptidoglycan editing factor PgeF — MSDRSTLLDAVPHIQHGFGSKLALLPGHLLPYSATLPEKKQVHGTRIVDVVQPAQACGEADGFYTRQPGILLGVLTADCLPVLFSRRDGGAIAAVHAGWRGLLDGILEQMAARIRQDDDTADWVASIGPAAGPCCYEVDEALVENFKQRLPLPATLISPHYRHLDLAAIAEYKLAALGFAAIDRAGSCTICTPDVDPQRPQRFKYTSYRRNSHRRAQDPTHPGIKGRNQYAGIIIAAG; from the coding sequence ATGAGCGATCGTTCCACGCTGCTCGATGCGGTACCTCACATACAGCACGGCTTCGGCAGCAAACTCGCGCTGCTGCCCGGGCATCTGCTGCCCTACAGCGCCACGCTGCCGGAAAAGAAGCAGGTGCACGGCACCCGCATCGTCGACGTAGTGCAACCGGCGCAGGCGTGCGGTGAAGCCGACGGCTTCTACACCCGCCAGCCCGGCATTCTGCTCGGCGTGCTGACGGCGGACTGTCTGCCGGTGCTGTTCAGTCGCCGTGATGGGGGTGCCATTGCCGCGGTTCATGCCGGCTGGCGCGGGTTGCTGGACGGCATTCTGGAACAGATGGCAGCGCGCATTCGCCAAGACGACGACACCGCCGATTGGGTGGCCTCTATCGGCCCCGCCGCCGGCCCATGCTGCTACGAAGTCGATGAAGCGCTGGTGGAGAATTTTAAACAGCGTCTGCCGCTGCCCGCCACGCTGATCAGCCCGCATTATCGGCATCTGGATTTGGCCGCGATCGCCGAATACAAGCTGGCGGCGCTCGGTTTCGCCGCCATTGATCGCGCCGGCAGTTGCACCATCTGTACACCGGACGTTGATCCTCAGCGGCCACAGCGCTTCAAATACACCAGCTATCGCCGCAACAGCCACCGGCGCGCGCAGGACCCGACGCATCCGGGGATCAAAGGCCGCAACCAGTACGCCGGCATCATCATCGCTGCCGGATGA
- a CDS encoding DUF2766 family protein: MSDMLSNEQELASDLVACQLVIKQILDVIDVIAPTEVRDKMAGQLKSIDFSTHPAGADPVTRRAIDKAIALIEMKFTRN, translated from the coding sequence ATGTCTGACATGCTGAGCAACGAACAGGAACTGGCTTCCGATCTGGTCGCTTGCCAACTGGTCATCAAACAGATTCTGGACGTTATCGACGTGATTGCACCGACCGAAGTGCGCGACAAGATGGCGGGACAGCTCAAAAGCATCGATTTCTCTACGCATCCTGCAGGCGCCGATCCGGTGACCCGGCGAGCGATTGACAAGGCGATTGCGCTGATCGAGATGAAGTTTACCCGCAACTGA
- a CDS encoding YccJ family protein: MANHNVKSWATVRETSVEIAEAIFELAGNDEVLAQKIWEEGSDEALEKAFAKTTADQLYWGEETVERKNV, encoded by the coding sequence ATGGCGAATCACAATGTGAAATCCTGGGCGACAGTGCGTGAAACTTCGGTGGAAATCGCCGAAGCTATTTTTGAACTGGCAGGGAATGACGAAGTGTTGGCGCAGAAGATCTGGGAAGAAGGCAGCGACGAAGCGCTGGAAAAGGCCTTTGCCAAAACCACCGCCGACCAGCTTTATTGGGGAGAGGAAACCGTCGAGCGGAAAAACGTTTAG
- a CDS encoding helix-turn-helix domain-containing protein — MIQEHHLSLVCALSKWVETHLGRVIHLEELAEYSGYSLWHMQKLFKEATGISLGKYIRERRLAGAVYQLRSSEASIFDIALDFGFGSQSHFTYMFRKRFNITPYDFRQDLSVDLHIDPPLHVIHQKSA, encoded by the coding sequence ATGATACAAGAACACCATCTCTCATTGGTCTGCGCCCTCAGCAAATGGGTCGAAACTCACCTTGGACGAGTGATCCATCTCGAAGAGCTGGCCGAGTATTCCGGCTACTCGCTGTGGCATATGCAGAAGCTGTTCAAAGAAGCGACAGGGATTTCGCTGGGCAAATACATTCGCGAACGCCGTCTGGCCGGCGCGGTCTACCAACTGCGCAGCAGTGAAGCGTCGATCTTCGATATCGCCCTGGACTTTGGCTTCGGCTCACAGTCCCACTTCACCTACATGTTCAGAAAGCGTTTTAATATCACGCCTTATGATTTCCGCCAGGATTTGAGCGTCGATCTGCACATCGATCCGCCGTTGCACGTCATTCATCAAAAATCCGCCTGA
- a CDS encoding YobH family protein: MSRLIKWVVVLAVIYGGFLISGYGVLIGSNKNVGGLGLQCKYLTARNVAIAQYVNGDNGFIGVADCPLFKKIETVVD, translated from the coding sequence ATGAGCAGATTGATTAAGTGGGTAGTGGTGTTGGCGGTCATTTACGGCGGCTTTTTGATTTCGGGTTACGGCGTGCTGATAGGCAGCAACAAAAACGTTGGCGGGTTGGGTTTGCAGTGCAAATACTTGACGGCGCGCAACGTGGCGATCGCCCAGTACGTCAATGGCGACAACGGTTTCATCGGCGTAGCCGACTGTCCGCTGTTCAAGAAAATCGAAACGGTGGTGGATTAA
- a CDS encoding DUF986 family protein encodes MSLTDAVLMLFIALLLLYSLYDEFGMDLLKGKTRLKVPLKRRHRLDSLIFVGLIAILIYRNVTTHGAVLTTYLLISLALLAIYISYIRAPKMVFKAQGFFFANVFVEYNRIKAMNLSEDGILAIDLEQRRLLVQVTHLDDLEKIYHFFVDNQ; translated from the coding sequence ATGTCACTGACCGACGCCGTACTGATGCTGTTTATCGCCCTGCTGTTGCTGTACTCGCTGTATGACGAATTCGGCATGGATCTGCTGAAAGGCAAAACGCGGCTCAAGGTGCCGCTCAAACGCCGTCATCGCCTCGACAGCCTGATTTTCGTCGGCCTGATCGCCATTCTGATTTACCGCAACGTCACCACCCACGGTGCGGTATTAACCACTTATCTGCTTATTTCTTTGGCACTGCTCGCGATCTATATCTCTTATATTCGCGCTCCCAAGATGGTGTTTAAAGCGCAGGGTTTTTTCTTCGCCAATGTGTTTGTCGAATATAACCGCATTAAAGCCATGAATTTATCGGAGGACGGAATTCTGGCCATCGACCTGGAGCAGCGCAGACTGTTGGTTCAGGTAACACACCTGGACGACCTGGAGAAGATTTACCACTTTTTCGTTGATAATCAATAA
- a CDS encoding PTS mannose/fructose/sorbose transporter subunit IIC has product MEITTLQIVLIFIVACIAGMGSVLDEFQFHRPLVACTLIGFILGDMKTGIIIGGTLEMIALGWMNIGAAVAPDAALASIISTILVIAGGQSVGAGIALAIPLAAAGQVLTIIVRTLTVAFQHAADSAAERGSLRAITWIHIGALLLQAMRIAIPAVIVAISVGTAGVHALLNSIPEVVTSGLNIAGGMIVVVGYAMVINMMRAGYLMPFFYLGFVTAAFTNFNLVALGVIGVVMAVLYIQLSPKYNKSQVVQAGPANANDLDNELD; this is encoded by the coding sequence ATGGAGATCACCACTCTTCAGATTGTGCTGATATTTATCGTTGCCTGTATCGCCGGGATGGGTTCCGTCCTCGACGAGTTCCAATTTCACCGTCCGCTGGTCGCCTGTACTCTGATCGGCTTCATTCTCGGCGATATGAAAACCGGCATCATCATCGGCGGTACGCTGGAAATGATCGCCCTGGGCTGGATGAACATCGGTGCGGCAGTCGCGCCCGATGCCGCCCTGGCGTCCATCATTTCGACCATTCTGGTCATAGCCGGCGGGCAAAGCGTCGGTGCCGGTATCGCCCTGGCCATTCCGCTGGCGGCGGCCGGCCAGGTGCTGACCATCATCGTGCGTACCCTCACCGTGGCCTTCCAGCACGCGGCTGACAGCGCTGCGGAGCGCGGAAGCCTGCGCGCCATCACCTGGATCCACATCGGCGCCCTGCTGCTGCAGGCGATGCGTATCGCCATTCCGGCGGTCATCGTCGCCATCTCGGTCGGCACCGCCGGGGTACACGCCCTGCTTAACTCAATCCCGGAAGTGGTCACCAGCGGCCTGAACATCGCCGGCGGCATGATCGTGGTGGTCGGTTACGCGATGGTGATTAACATGATGCGCGCCGGCTACCTGATGCCGTTTTTCTATCTCGGTTTCGTTACCGCCGCCTTCACCAACTTCAACCTGGTGGCGCTCGGCGTCATCGGCGTGGTGATGGCCGTGCTGTATATCCAGCTCAGCCCGAAATACAACAAGTCTCAGGTTGTCCAGGCCGGTCCGGCTAACGCGAACGATCTCGATAACGAACTCGACTAG
- a CDS encoding DUF4060 family protein has protein sequence MKRIIKGDKNLSHLVIAHAAIDRHAESFGQRRQGWPSTYLIKYQNDRVAVEVVTRSQSYVATLMIGARNLTKLCGMPG, from the coding sequence ATGAAGCGCATTATCAAAGGTGATAAAAACTTGTCTCATCTGGTGATTGCCCATGCGGCGATCGATCGTCATGCCGAAAGCTTCGGTCAGCGCCGTCAGGGCTGGCCCTCGACCTACCTGATAAAATATCAAAACGATCGCGTGGCGGTGGAAGTGGTCACGCGTAGCCAATCTTATGTCGCCACGTTGATGATCGGCGCGCGCAACCTGACCAAACTGTGCGGTATGCCTGGCTAA
- the mgrB gene encoding PhoP/PhoQ regulator MgrB gives MTAVAACLFFYLLALDSYCDDGGNFALGICSVTRFVPW, from the coding sequence ATGACGGCCGTCGCTGCCTGCCTGTTTTTCTACCTGTTGGCGCTGGACAGTTATTGCGACGATGGCGGGAATTTTGCGCTGGGCATCTGCTCGGTGACGCGCTTCGTGCCCTGGTAA
- a CDS encoding amino acid permease, translated as MGGQHQDTPLKRGLKNRHIQLIALGGAIGTGLFLGIAQTIKMAGPAVLLGYAIGGFIAFLIMRQLGEMVVEEPVAGSFSHFAYKYWGDFAGFLSGWNYWAMFILVGMAELTAVGIYIQYWWPEIPTWASAALFFVLINLINLVNVRLYGETEFWFAIIKVVAIVGMIVFGAWLLVSGSGGPQASITNLWQQGGFMPHGFSGLVMAMAVIMFSFGGLEMVGITAAEAADPRRSIPKATNQVVYRILIFYIGSLTVLLSLYPWGQVVEGGSPFVLIFHALNSNLVATVLNVVVLTAALSVYNSGVYANSRMLFGLASQGNAPQALTRVNKRGVPVLSIALSALITSIGVLINYLMPGKAFELLMALVVSTLVINWVMICLAHLKFRAAKNRQGVIPSFKALWYPFGNYLCLAFLGLILVIMYFSEGIRISVLLMPVWIAVLWGGFMLTRRKGAKR; from the coding sequence ATGGGCGGTCAGCATCAGGATACTCCGCTAAAACGCGGCTTAAAAAACAGACATATACAGCTTATTGCCCTCGGTGGCGCCATCGGTACCGGTCTATTTCTCGGCATTGCGCAAACCATTAAAATGGCCGGCCCCGCCGTGCTGTTGGGCTACGCCATCGGCGGTTTTATCGCGTTTTTAATCATGCGCCAGCTGGGCGAAATGGTGGTGGAAGAGCCGGTCGCCGGATCTTTCAGCCACTTTGCCTATAAATATTGGGGCGACTTCGCCGGCTTCCTTTCCGGCTGGAACTACTGGGCGATGTTTATTTTGGTCGGCATGGCGGAGTTGACCGCTGTCGGCATTTACATTCAATACTGGTGGCCTGAGATCCCCACCTGGGCCTCCGCCGCGCTGTTCTTTGTGCTGATCAACCTGATTAATCTGGTGAACGTGCGCCTGTACGGCGAAACCGAGTTTTGGTTCGCCATCATCAAAGTGGTGGCGATTGTCGGCATGATCGTGTTCGGCGCCTGGCTGTTGGTCAGCGGCAGCGGCGGGCCGCAGGCCAGCATCACCAATCTGTGGCAGCAGGGCGGTTTTATGCCGCACGGCTTCTCTGGGTTAGTGATGGCGATGGCGGTGATCATGTTCTCGTTCGGCGGGCTGGAAATGGTCGGCATCACTGCGGCGGAAGCTGCCGATCCGCGTCGCAGCATTCCTAAAGCCACCAACCAGGTGGTGTACCGCATTTTGATCTTCTATATCGGTTCGCTGACCGTGCTGCTGTCGCTTTATCCGTGGGGGCAAGTGGTGGAAGGCGGCAGCCCGTTCGTGCTGATCTTCCATGCGCTGAACAGCAATCTGGTGGCGACCGTGCTCAACGTGGTGGTGTTGACCGCCGCACTGTCGGTTTACAACAGCGGCGTTTATGCCAACAGCCGCATGCTGTTCGGGCTGGCCAGCCAGGGCAATGCGCCGCAGGCGCTGACGCGCGTTAACAAGCGCGGTGTGCCGGTGCTGTCGATCGCGCTGTCGGCGTTGATTACCTCGATCGGCGTGTTGATCAACTACCTGATGCCCGGCAAAGCTTTCGAGTTGCTGATGGCGCTGGTGGTTTCAACGTTGGTAATCAACTGGGTGATGATCTGCCTGGCGCATCTGAAATTCCGTGCGGCAAAGAATCGTCAGGGTGTCATTCCCAGCTTTAAGGCGCTGTGGTATCCGTTCGGCAACTACCTGTGCCTGGCGTTCCTCGGCCTGATTCTGGTGATTATGTATTTCAGCGAAGGGATCCGCATTTCGGTGTTGCTGATGCCGGTGTGGATTGCGGTGCTGTGGGGCGGGTTTATGCTGACGCGCCGTAAAGGTGCCAAGCGTTAA
- a CDS encoding MBL fold metallo-hydrolase — MKRVNRYYDAAKAHHTPEGFRNPEPSQRQEGDLQRWQDERKRQGLPKPPQQGYAQFTERWWQPADLSGSDDGIWWLGHASMLLRLGGRYILIDPVLSERASPLSFYGPKRKTPTPLTVGQLPAVDAVLISHNHYDHLDRRTVRQLARRFPQAEFIVPLGLKRWFRRYRLKVHELDWWQSLSLGELTVYATPARHWSMRTLWDRNRSLWCGWVIHHPALRFYFSGDSGYSARLAEIGQRLGPFDVAALPIGAYAPRWFMQEQHMDPQQSVTLYRELNQPRAIPIHWGVFELADESLDEPPQQLSLALSEAGLGQHQFRPLKIGERIALQDLLPTLSIRPAVQGKE; from the coding sequence ATGAAGAGAGTCAATCGTTATTACGACGCGGCCAAGGCGCATCACACGCCGGAGGGATTTCGCAACCCGGAACCTTCACAGCGCCAGGAGGGGGACCTGCAGCGTTGGCAGGATGAACGCAAACGGCAGGGGTTGCCCAAGCCGCCGCAGCAGGGATATGCGCAATTTACCGAACGCTGGTGGCAACCCGCCGATCTCAGCGGCAGCGATGACGGCATCTGGTGGCTGGGGCATGCGTCAATGCTGCTGCGGCTGGGCGGCCGTTATATCCTGATCGATCCGGTGCTGTCCGAACGCGCATCGCCGCTGAGTTTCTACGGCCCGAAGCGCAAAACGCCTACGCCGCTGACGGTGGGGCAACTGCCGGCGGTGGATGCGGTGCTGATCTCCCATAATCATTATGACCATCTCGACAGGCGCACGGTGCGGCAGCTCGCGCGGCGCTTCCCGCAGGCCGAGTTTATCGTGCCGCTCGGATTGAAGCGTTGGTTCCGCCGTTATCGGCTGAAGGTGCATGAACTGGACTGGTGGCAAAGCCTGTCGCTGGGCGAATTGACGGTCTACGCCACGCCGGCGCGGCACTGGAGCATGCGCACGTTGTGGGATCGCAATCGCTCGCTATGGTGCGGTTGGGTGATCCATCATCCGGCACTGCGGTTCTATTTTTCCGGCGACAGCGGCTATTCGGCGCGGCTGGCGGAAATCGGTCAACGGCTGGGCCCGTTCGACGTGGCGGCGTTGCCCATTGGCGCCTATGCGCCGCGCTGGTTCATGCAGGAACAACATATGGATCCGCAGCAGTCGGTGACGCTGTATCGCGAGCTGAATCAGCCGCGAGCCATTCCCATCCATTGGGGGGTATTCGAATTGGCGGATGAATCGTTGGATGAGCCGCCGCAGCAGTTGAGCCTGGCGTTGAGCGAGGCGGGGCTGGGGCAGCATCAATTCCGCCCGCTGAAGATTGGCGAGCGCATCGCGTTGCAGGACTTACTGCCAACGTTGTCTATCCGCCCTGCGGTGCAGGGGAAAGAATAA
- a CDS encoding phage protein NinX family protein gives MIKWYEESDAEVNRSIALLTGENPDKWYPYGGVKGKDYCKNPSDAWPIICANKISLNPDNQSDSTQWQARMSTQCGEWQADSASPLRAAMICFLMSQQAN, from the coding sequence ATGATTAAATGGTACGAAGAAAGCGATGCCGAAGTGAACCGCAGCATTGCGCTGCTGACCGGGGAGAACCCGGACAAGTGGTATCCCTACGGTGGTGTGAAAGGTAAAGATTACTGCAAGAATCCCTCCGATGCCTGGCCGATCATTTGCGCCAACAAAATCAGTCTGAACCCCGATAACCAAAGCGATAGCACGCAATGGCAGGCGCGCATGAGCACCCAGTGCGGTGAATGGCAAGCGGACAGCGCCAGCCCGTTGCGCGCGGCGATGATCTGCTTCCTGATGAGTCAACAGGCAAACTGA
- the rlmA gene encoding 23S rRNA (guanine(745)-N(1))-methyltransferase, with protein sequence MSYHCPLCHQPLHFSSQQWRCDGNHQFDQAKEGYVNLLPVQHKRSKQPGDSAEMMQARRAFLDGGYYQPLQQQVAEWLDLALVADARVLLDIGCGEGYYTAAVAARLAQKRNMAVYGLDVAKVAIRYAAKRYPAVSFCVASSHRLPFADGALDAVLRIYAPCKAQELARVVKPGGVIVTVSPGPRHLYQLKEQVYQQVQLHAEQDEQFDGFECERKEALAYTMALPGEQAANLLQMTPFAWRATPEVQQRLANGGEFVCETDFVLSLYRRRA encoded by the coding sequence ATGTCTTATCACTGCCCCCTGTGTCATCAACCGCTGCATTTTTCATCACAACAATGGCGTTGCGACGGCAATCATCAGTTCGACCAAGCCAAAGAAGGCTATGTCAATCTGCTACCGGTACAGCATAAACGTTCGAAGCAGCCGGGAGACAGTGCGGAAATGATGCAGGCACGGCGTGCATTTCTCGACGGCGGTTATTATCAGCCGCTGCAACAGCAGGTGGCCGAGTGGCTGGATTTGGCGCTGGTGGCCGATGCAAGGGTGTTGTTGGACATAGGCTGTGGGGAAGGGTATTACACCGCCGCCGTAGCCGCACGGCTGGCACAGAAGCGCAATATGGCGGTTTATGGGCTGGACGTCGCCAAGGTGGCGATCCGCTACGCCGCCAAACGTTATCCCGCGGTCTCGTTCTGCGTGGCCTCCAGCCACCGTCTGCCGTTCGCCGATGGGGCGCTGGATGCGGTCTTGCGCATTTACGCGCCTTGCAAGGCGCAGGAGCTGGCGCGGGTGGTGAAGCCTGGCGGTGTGATTGTGACGGTCTCGCCGGGCCCCCGTCATCTGTATCAGCTGAAAGAGCAGGTGTATCAGCAGGTGCAGTTGCATGCCGAACAGGACGAACAGTTCGACGGTTTCGAGTGCGAGCGCAAAGAGGCGTTGGCCTATACGATGGCCCTGCCAGGTGAGCAGGCCGCCAATTTGCTGCAGATGACGCCGTTTGCCTGGCGCGCTACGCCGGAGGTGCAGCAGCGTCTGGCTAACGGCGGTGAGTTCGTGTGCGAGACGGATTTCGTGTTGTCGTTGTATCGACGCCGCGCTTAA
- a CDS encoding PTS mannose transporter subunit IID: MVDTTAQKKLTPADIRGVFLRSNLFQGSWNFERMQALGFCFSMVPVIRRLYPENNDARKQAIKRHLEFFNTHPYVAAPVLGVTMAMEEQRANGAPIDDGAINGIKVGLMGPLAGVGDPIFWGTVRPVFAALGAGIAMSGSLLGPILFFVLFNLVRLLTRYYGVAYGYRKGVDIVNDMGGGFLQKLTEGASILGLFVMGALVNKWTHVNIPLVVSKITDQTGHTNVTTVQTILDQLMPGLVPLLLTFACMWLLRKKVNALWIIIGFFVIGIFGYWIGLLGL; this comes from the coding sequence ATGGTTGATACAACTGCTCAAAAGAAACTCACGCCGGCCGATATTCGCGGCGTATTCCTGCGCTCGAACCTGTTCCAGGGTTCGTGGAACTTCGAACGCATGCAGGCGTTGGGTTTTTGCTTCTCGATGGTGCCGGTGATCCGTCGCCTGTATCCGGAAAACAATGACGCTCGCAAACAGGCGATCAAGCGCCACCTTGAGTTCTTCAACACGCATCCTTACGTGGCGGCACCGGTGCTGGGCGTCACCATGGCGATGGAAGAGCAACGCGCCAACGGCGCGCCGATCGACGACGGCGCGATCAACGGCATCAAGGTCGGTCTGATGGGGCCATTGGCAGGCGTCGGTGACCCGATTTTCTGGGGCACCGTGCGGCCGGTATTCGCCGCGCTCGGCGCCGGCATCGCCATGAGCGGCAGCCTGCTCGGGCCGATCCTGTTCTTCGTGCTGTTCAACCTGGTGCGCCTGCTGACCCGCTACTACGGCGTGGCCTACGGTTACCGCAAAGGGGTGGATATCGTTAACGACATGGGCGGCGGCTTCCTGCAGAAACTGACGGAAGGGGCGTCTATTCTCGGCCTGTTTGTCATGGGCGCGTTGGTCAACAAGTGGACGCACGTGAATATCCCGCTGGTGGTGTCCAAGATCACCGACCAGACCGGGCATACCAACGTCACCACGGTGCAGACCATCCTCGACCAGCTGATGCCGGGCCTGGTGCCGTTGCTGCTGACCTTCGCCTGTATGTGGCTGCTGCGCAAGAAAGTCAACGCGCTGTGGATCATCATCGGTTTCTTCGTCATCGGTATCTTTGGCTATTGGATTGGCCTGCTGGGCCTGTAA
- the fos gene encoding fosfomycin resistance glutathione transferase, whose product MLTGLNHLTLAVSDLDRSFDFYRHLLGFTPHARWQGGAYLSLGALWLCLSRDEARTQQSARDYTHYAFSVAPDHIEQVSERLRQSGVKEWKSNRSEGESLYFLDPDGHQLEIHAGDLASRLAACREKPYQGMVFY is encoded by the coding sequence ATGTTGACCGGCCTCAACCACCTGACGCTTGCCGTCAGCGATCTCGATCGCAGCTTCGATTTTTATCGTCATCTGTTGGGATTTACCCCGCACGCCCGCTGGCAAGGCGGCGCCTATCTCTCGTTGGGAGCATTATGGCTATGCCTGTCGCGGGATGAGGCGCGGACGCAACAAAGCGCGCGCGATTACACCCACTATGCCTTCAGCGTAGCGCCGGATCACATTGAGCAGGTCAGCGAGCGGTTGCGCCAGAGCGGCGTCAAGGAGTGGAAAAGCAATCGCAGCGAAGGCGAATCGCTCTATTTTCTCGATCCTGATGGGCATCAGTTGGAGATCCATGCCGGCGATCTAGCCAGCCGCCTGGCGGCATGCCGGGAAAAACCGTATCAGGGCATGGTGTTTTACTGA
- a CDS encoding DUF2627 domain-containing protein, whose protein sequence is MCGIFSKEVLSKDVSVEYRFSADPYLSASSSNDSSLSM, encoded by the coding sequence ATGTGTGGCATTTTCAGTAAAGAAGTTCTGAGTAAAGACGTTAGCGTTGAATACCGCTTCTCTGCCGATCCTTATCTTAGTGCCTCAAGCAGTAACGACTCTAGTTTGTCTATGTAA
- a CDS encoding YebO family protein, translating into MYDLGFGQNGLLSLAVATVALLVGLWVWFLVNRASVRANEQIRLLQEIAEQQRQQTALLKRLAHSARADGGDADDDELNPALDFKGFIPER; encoded by the coding sequence ATGTACGATTTAGGTTTTGGCCAGAACGGCCTGTTGTCACTGGCGGTCGCCACGGTGGCGCTGTTGGTCGGGCTGTGGGTCTGGTTTCTGGTGAACCGCGCCAGCGTGCGCGCCAACGAGCAGATTCGCCTGCTGCAGGAAATTGCCGAACAGCAACGCCAACAAACGGCGCTGTTGAAGCGCCTGGCACACAGCGCTCGCGCTGACGGCGGCGATGCTGACGACGATGAGCTCAACCCTGCGCTGGACTTCAAAGGTTTCATCCCCGAACGTTGA
- the cspE gene encoding transcription antiterminator/RNA stability regulator CspE, with the protein MAKIKGQVKWFNESKGFGFITPADGSKDVFVHFSAIQGNGFKTLAEGQNVEFEIQDGQKGPSAVNVTAI; encoded by the coding sequence ATGGCAAAGATCAAAGGTCAAGTTAAGTGGTTCAACGAGTCTAAAGGTTTCGGTTTCATCACCCCGGCTGACGGCAGCAAAGACGTGTTCGTACACTTCTCTGCAATCCAGGGTAACGGCTTCAAAACCCTGGCTGAAGGCCAGAACGTTGAGTTCGAAATCCAAGATGGCCAGAAAGGCCCATCTGCAGTAAACGTTACTGCTATCTAA